The following are from one region of the Dermacentor albipictus isolate Rhodes 1998 colony chromosome 5, USDA_Dalb.pri_finalv2, whole genome shotgun sequence genome:
- the LOC135902383 gene encoding THAP domain-containing protein 1-like: MTGCCVPLCTGSWKKGLRTFRFPRDPERRKKWEAQVKLEKWKATDTSKICERHFEPDQYENARQDGRRLLKSTAVPTLFDFRPQPKCRKPPVRRRSLADSATSATESFQSTDIASPGPSSPNDQELDTGKLCISDSTEEEEQEEHCDILDVDSLSTSEMRKALRDMQKKNSQLKESLSVAKKKMRTATRQAAKLETKVTMLTANLNYLNEDQKTALERQDRTCRTWSADTVKKGTATQVRLWKYRL; the protein is encoded by the exons ATGACGGGTTGCTGCGTTCCGCTGTGCACCGGCTCATGGAAAAAAGGACTGCGGACTTTTCGGTTTCCCCGAGACCCTGAGAGAAGAAAGAAGTGGGAGGCTCAAGTGAAGCTGGAGAAGTGGAAAGCGACTGACACATCTAAGATATGCGAG CGTCACTTTGAGCCTGACCAGTACGAAAATGCCAGACAAGACGGGCGGCGGCTGCTGAAGTCTACTGCAGTTCCGACTCTCTTTGATTTTAGAC CGCAACCGAAATGCAGGAAACCTCCTGTGAGGCGACGAAGTTTAGCTGATTCTGCAACTTCAGCTACCGAATCATTTCAGTCGACAGATATTGCCTCACCCGGACCTTCATCTCCCAACGATCAGGAGCTAGACACAGGTAAACTCTGCATCAGTGATAGCACAGAAGAAGAGGAACAGGAGGAGCACTGTGACATCCTGGACGTTGACTCACTGTCAACAAGCGAAATGCGGAAAGCTCTCCGGGACATGCAGAAGAAAAACTCTCAGCTTAAGGAAAGTCTGTCTGTCGCTAAAAAGAAGATGAGGACTGCTACGAGGCAAGCAGCCAAGCTGGAAACAAAGGTCACAATGTTGACTGCCAACTTGAACTATCTGAACGAAGACCAGAAGACAGCTCTAGAAAGGCAGGATAGAACATGTCGCACGTGGAGTGCCGACACAGTAAAAAAAGGCACTGCAACTCAAGTTCGCCTGTGGAAGTACAGGTTATGA